A genomic segment from Triticum dicoccoides isolate Atlit2015 ecotype Zavitan chromosome 1A, WEW_v2.0, whole genome shotgun sequence encodes:
- the LOC119275439 gene encoding 10 kDa chaperonin 1, chloroplastic-like: MAPSLLAAAASASASPFLLHGAAGSASRRPVAPGRRAASSVRVHAAIKCDPSKVEPQSDRVLVRLETIPEKSAGGVLLPKSAVKFERYLMGEILSVGVDVSEVEAGKKVLFSDINAYEVDLGTEEKHCFCRESDLLAVVA, translated from the exons ATGGCCCcctccctcctcgccgccgccgcctccgcctccgcctcgcccTTCCTCCTCCACGGCGCCGCCGGAAGCGCCAGCCGCAGGCCGGTCGCCCCCGGTCGCCGCGCCGCATCCTCCGTGCGCGTGCACGCCGCCATCAAGTGCGACCCTTCCAAG GTGGAGCCGCAGTCCGACCGGGTGCTCGTCCGTCTCGAGACTATCCCAGAG AAATCTGCTGGGGGAGTCCTGCTACCAAAATCTGCTGTTAAATTCGAGAGATATTTGATGGGCGAG ATTTTATCGGTCGGTGTTGATGTTAGTGAAGTTGAAGCTGGAAAGAAG GTTCTCTTCTCTGACATAAACGCTTACGAG GTGGACCTGGGAACAGAAGAGAAGCACTGCTTCTGCCGGGAGTCGGATCTCTTGGCTGTCGTCGCATGA